One window of Oryza brachyantha chromosome 12, ObraRS2, whole genome shotgun sequence genomic DNA carries:
- the LOC102709800 gene encoding carotenoid 9,10(9',10')-cleavage dioxygenase yields MALAQDQEQDEAGGVVVAEPQPQPRRGLASWALDLLERVAVRLGHDASKPLHWLSGNFAPIRDETPPAQGLPVRGHLPECLNGEFVRVGPNPKFVPVAGYHWFDGDGMIHAMRIKDGKATYVSRYVKTSRLKQEEYFGGAKFMKIGDLKGFFGLFMVQMQQLRKKLKVLDFTYGFGTANTALIYHHGKLMALSEADKPYVVKVLEDGDLQTLGLLDYDKRLKHSFTAHPKVDPFTDEMFTFGYSHEPPYCTYRVITKDGVMLDPVPITIPEPVMMHDFAITENYSIFMDLPLLFRPKEMVKNGEFIYKFDPTKKARFGILQRYEKDDKNIRWFELPNCFIFHNANAWEEGDEVILITCRLEDPDLDKVNGYQSEKLENFGNELYEMRFNMKTGAASQKQLSVSTVDFPRINESYTGRKQRYVYCTSLDSIAKVTGIVKFDLHAEPESGKKQLEVGGTVKGIYDLGPGRFGSEAIFVPKEPGVSGEEDDGYLIFFVHDEKTGKSQVHVIDAKTMSADPVAVVELPNRVPYGFHAFFVNEEQLAKQSAGQ; encoded by the exons aTGGCGCTGGCGCAAGACCAAGAACAAGACGAGGCCGGtggtgtggtggtggcggagccgcagccgcagccgcgcaGGGGCCTCGCCTCCTGGGCGCTCGACCTGCTGGagcgcgtcgccgtccgcctcGGCCACGACGCCTCCAAGCCGCTCCACTGGCTCTCCGGCAACTTCGCCCCCATCCGCGACGAGACCCCGCCCGCCCAGGGCCTCCCCGTCCGCGGTCACCTCCCC GAATGCTTGAATGGAGAGTTTGTCAGGGTGGGGCCCAATCCAAAGTTTGTCCCTGTCGCGGGCTATCATTG GTTTGATGGAGATGG AATGATCCATGCAATGCGTATTAAAGATGGAAAAGCTACCTACGTGTCGAGATATGTGAAGACTTCTCGCCTCAAGCAAGAAGAGTATTTTGGTGGAGCAAAGTTTATGAAG ATTGGAGACTTGAAGGGATTTTTTGGATTGTTTATGGTCCAAATGCAACAACTCCGGAAAAAACTCAAAGTATTGGATTTTACATATGGATTTGGGACAG CTAATACTGCACTTATCTATCATCACGGTAAACTCATGGCCCTTTCGGAAGCAGATAAGCCCT ATGTTGTTAAGGTCCTTGAAGATGGAGACTTGCAAACTCTTGGATTGTTGGATTACGACAAAAGGTTGAAACATTCTTTCACTGCTCATCCAAAGGTTGATCCATTTACAG ATGAAATGTTCACCTTTGGATATTCGCATGAACCTCCTTATTGTACATACCGAGTCATTACCAAGGATGGAGTTATGCTTGATCCTGTGCCAATAACAATTCCAGAACCTGTAATGATGCATGACTTTGCCATCACAGAGAATTACTCTATTTTCATGGACCTTCCTTTGTTGTTCCGACCAAAG GAAATGGTGAAGAACGGCGAGTTTATCTACAAGTTTGATCCTACAAAGAAAGCTCGTTTTGGTATACTCCAACGTTATGAAAAGGATGACAAAAATATCAGATGGTTTGAACTTCCCAACTGCTTCATATTCCACAATG CAAATGCTTGGGAAGAGGGTGACGAAGTTATCCTAATTACCTGCCGCCTTGAGGATCCTGACCTGGACAAGGTTAACGGTTACCAAAGCGAGAAGCTTGAGAACTTCGGGAATGAGCT gtATGAGATGAGATTCAACATGAAAACTGGTGCTGCTTCGCAAAAGCAACTCTCTGTTTCTACTGTGGATTTTCCTCGAATTAATGAGAGCTACACTGGCAG AAAGCAGCGGTATGTGTACTGCACCTCACTGGACAGCATAGCGAAGGTGACAGGCATTGTAAAATTTGATCTACATGCTGAACCAGAGAGTGGCAAGAAACAGCTTGAAGTGGGAGGAACTGTGAAAGGAATATATGACCTGGGACCTGGTAGATTCGGCTCAGAGGCAATTTTTGTGCCTAAGGAGCCAGGTGTAtctggagaagaagatgacggTTATTTGATATTCTTTGTCCACGATGAGAAAACAGG GAAATCCCAAGTCCATGTGATCGACGCAAAGACGATGTCCGCTGATCCGGTGGCAGTTGTTGAGCTACCAAACCGGGTCCCATACGGATTCCATGCTTTCTTTGTAAACGAG GAACAACTGGCAAAACAATCAGCGGGGCAGTGA